In Carassius gibelio isolate Cgi1373 ecotype wild population from Czech Republic chromosome B17, carGib1.2-hapl.c, whole genome shotgun sequence, a single window of DNA contains:
- the LOC127975862 gene encoding histone H2A, sperm-like — translation MPVRGKKLVAAPKSKSSVSRSMRAGLQFPVGRVARLLRKGNYAPRIGSGASVYLTAVIEYLCAEVLELAGDACRNNKKPRITPRHIQLAVRKDEELNALQGGVTISEGGVLPNIQVQLLPKKTKAPRDPPILGLDVFGASEADSARALDWCF, via the coding sequence ATGCCCGTACGCGGTAAGAAGCTGGTCGCTGCGCCGAAGAGCAAGTCCTCCGTGTCGCGTTCGATGCGCGCAGGGCTGCAGTTCCCCGTGGGTCGCGTCGCGCGTCTCCTGCGGAAGGGGAACTACGCGCCGCGCATCGGATCCGGGGCATCGGTGTACCTGACCGCGGTCATCGAGTATCTGTGCGCGGAGGTGCTGGAGTTGGCGGGCGACGCGTGCCGCAACAACAAGAAACCGCGCATCACGCCGCGTCACATCCAGCTCGCGGTGCGCAAGGACGAGGAGCTGAATGCGCTGCAGGGCGGCGTCACGATCTCGGAGGGCGGCGTGCTCCCCAACATCCAGGTGCAGCTCCTGCCCAAGAAGACCAAAGCCCCACGGGACCCGCCAATCCTGGGACTGGACGTCTTTGGGGCTTCTGAAGCGGACTCTGCTCGAGCACTTGACTGGtgcttttaa